The following DNA comes from Cyanobacteria bacterium QS_8_64_29.
AACCCGGCGGTGTTGGGGGTTGCCGGCTTGCTGCATGCCAAGCTCATGCAGCTACCGCTGGTGGCCTCCTACCACACTCACCTGCCCCAGTACTTGCAGTACTACGGCTTGGGCTTGCTAGAGGGCGTGCTGTGGGAGCTGTTGAAAGCCGGCCACAACCAGGCCCATCTCAACCTCTGCACTTCGACCGCCATGATGGCCGAGCTCCAGACCAACGGCATCGAGCGCGTGGCCCTGTGGCAGCGCGGCGTCGATACCGAGCGCTTCCACCCGCAGCGCGCCGCCGCTGCTGTCCGCGAGCAGCTGAGTCAAGGCGACCTGGAGCGGCCGTTGCTGCTGTATGTGGGCCGGCTCTCGGCGGAGAAAGAACTGGAGCAGCTCAAGCCCATCCTCGAGGCCATACCCGAGGCCCGCCTGGCTCTAGTGGGGGATGGGCCGCATCGGGGGGCGCTGGAGCAACACTTTGCCGGGACCCCCACCTATTTTGCCGGCTACTGGCAAGGCACCGATCTTGCTGCAGCGTTCGCCTCGGCCGATGCCTTCGTGCTGCCCTCGCGCACCGAGACGCTGGGGCTGGTCTTGCTGGAGGCCATGGCGGCCGGCTGCCCGGTGGTGGCCGCGCGCTCGGGCGGCATCGTCGACATTGTCACCGACGGGGCCAACGGCTATCTGTTCGATCCGGGGCAGCCGCGGGATGCCATTGCAGCAACGCGGCGCTTGCTCTACGGCGAGACCGAGGGCGAGCAGTTGCGCGCCAACGCCCGCCGCGAGGCCGAGCGCTGGAGCTGGCAGGCTGCTACCCAGGGGTTGCGCGATCGCTACCGCCAGGTGCTGGCGCAGGCGGCGCCCGCCTCGCCGCTGGCTTGAGGGCGCGATCACTTACTCGGGGGGCCGGAAGGGATCTTCGCCTACCTGCAGCTGCTCTTTAGAGCGCTGCAGTTGACCCCAGAGAGCTTTGATTTGCTCGTAGGCCTCGCTCGAGGCGATCTGGCCGTTGGTTTCCAGGTTGCAGATGTAGCTGACTTTTTGGGCGAATTCTTGCAGGTTGGCGTTAAACGCCAAGTTCTCTGGCTTGACGTCGCCGTGGTAGCGGTGGTGCGGGTAGAGGAAATTGGCTTTATCGTCGCTGCCCGAGTGCTGGGACATGTCGTTTTGGCCTGCTGGGTGCGGTGCGCCTCGTTCGGGCGATTCCTGCCTCGGCCGACGCCTGGCAGACAACGCGGCAGCAATGCGCTCGAGCCAGTCAGACAAGGCGGATCGCATGGCAGCTGCATTTTAGCGAGCGGTGCCCGTCGCGCCGCTACCCTCGAAGTAAGAGAGTGCCACTCCCACCCCTAAGGATCTTCCATCGTGTCCGAGCGCCAACCCAACTACGAAGGCAAAGCCAAGCGCATCTACGCCACCGCCGATCCCGACATCGTCCTGGTTGAGTTCAAAGACGATGCCACGGCCTTCAACGCCCAAAAGCGCGATCGCATCAGCGGCAAGGGGGAAGCCAACTGCGCCATCTCGGCTGCCCTGTTCGAGCTGCTGGAGAAGGCCGGCATTGCCACCCACTACCTGGACCGGCCGGCCCCGGATCGGCTGCGGGCGCGATCGCTGCAGATTTTGCCGCTAGAGGTCATCGTCCGCAACATCGCAGCCGGCAGTCTCTGCCGCCAGACCGGCCTCGCGCCGGGGACCGTGCTGCCATCGCCGCTGGTGGAGTTTTGCTACAAAAACGACGAGCTGGGCGATCCGCTGCTGACCCGTGATCGGCTGTTGCTGTTGGAGCTGGCCACCCCAGCCCAGCTGCAGCAAATCGAGCAAGTGACTTTACAGATCGAACGTCATCTGCGAGGCTTTTTCGAGCGCTGCGGCATCGATCTGGTGGACTTTAAGCTCGAATTCGGCCTCGATCGCGACGGGACGTTGCGGTTGGGGGACGAGCTGAGCCCCGACACGTGCCGGCTCTGGGCCCGCGGCGAGACCGACCCCAATGCCCGCGTTATGGACAAAGATCGCTTTCGTCACGATTTGGGCCACCCCGAGCTGGCCTACCAGCAACTGCGCGATCGCGTGCTCGCCCAAACCAGCGGCTGAACGCGCGCCAGGAACCCGGATCCCTACCAGCGGTCGAAGGCCCCAGCAACCCGTCCAACCGGCGTGGCGCAAGCAGCAACCGACGGACGAACCATCATGCGCTTATCTGCAGCAGCCGCTACCGTGCTGAGCTCGACCCTGCTGGGCCTCCCAAGTGCAAGTTGGGCGCAGGCGGGCGGCACCGAAGCTGAAGCCAGCAAGCCCAACTCGCAAGGGGGGGCTCTGTGCCGCTCGGCCCTGTCCCCAGCGAACGAGCGCTCGAAATTTTGCACCACCAACCCATCCCAGCGCTGGGCGCAGCTCGAGCTTCCTTCTCTAGACAATGGCGACTCCCCAAACGGGCAATCCGAGCAGGACGGCGAGCAGCAGCAGTCGCAACAGCGCCAAGTGCTGGTTGCCGAAGTTGCCGTCAAGCGCCCCAAAGGGGAGCTCTCGCCCGAGCTGCGGGATGCCGTCTACGAAGCTGCCAGCGTCGAACCCGGCCGGACCGCGACGCGCTCCCAGCTGCAAGAGGATATCAACGCCATCTTTGCCACCGGCTGGTTTAGCAATGTCCGCGTCGAGCCCGAAGACACCCCGCTGGGGGTGCGCATCACGTTTGTGGTCGAGCCCAATCCCACTCTCAGCGACGTTCAGGTGCAGAGCCTGCCGGCTGAAACAGAGGGGCGTGCCGTCCCGCCGGAGGTGGTCGATGGCATCTTTGAGCCCTTATACGGTCAGCGCCTCAATCTCAGCCAGCTCCAGAAGCGGATCGACAAGCTCAACCAGTGGTACAAGGACAACGGCTACAGCCTGGCGCAGGTAGTGGGCTCGCCCCAAGTCTCGGAGGATGGCACGGTAACGCTGCGCGTGGCCGAGGGCGTTGTCGAAGACATCAACGTCCAATTTGTCAACGACAAGGGTGAGTCCGTCGAAGGTGAAACGCGCAAGTTCATTGTCAAGCGCGAGGTCGAACTATCGTCGGGCGATGTTTTCAACCGCCAGATGGCGCAGCAAGATTTGCGGCGCGTGTTCGGCCTGGGCATTTTTAAAGACGTGCGCCTGGCCTTCGATCCGGGCGACAATCCCCAAAAAGTCGATGTCACGCTCAACGTGGTGGAAGACCGCACGGGCTCGTTGGGCGCCGGCGCCGGCATTAGCTCCTCAACCGGCTTCTTTGGGACGGCCAGCTACCGCGAGCAGAACCTAGGCGGCAACAACCAGACTTTGGGCGCGCAGCTACAGGTAGGCACGCGCGAGATTCTGTTTGATGTCAGCTTCAGCGACCCCTGGATTGCTGGCAATCCCAACCGGCTGGGCTACCGGGTCAATGCCTTTCGCCAGCAGTCGATCTCGCTGGTGTTTGAAGAAGGACCGGACGAGAGCAACGTCGGTGTCGTCGATGAGGATGGCATCATCGTCGACCCACGCGTCATTCGCACCGGCGGCGGCGTCACCTTCAGCCGTCCCATCGCCCCCGATCCCTACACCGACGGCAAGTGGGATGTCTCGGCCGGGTTTGAATACCAGCGCGTCGCCATTAAGGATGGCGACAGCAACGTTACGCCCTTTGACAATCAGGGCAACCAACTGGCCTTCAGCCAAGACGGCACCGACGACCTTTTCATGCTGGAGCTGCGCGCAACGCGCGACCTGCGCAACAACCCCCAGCAGCCCACGGATGGGTCGCGCTTGTCGCTGTCGATGGATCAGTCCGTGCCCATCGGCTCGGGCAGCATTTTAATGAACCGCCTGCGCGCGAGCTATAGCTACTTTACTCCGGTCGAGTGGCTGGGCTCGCTCGACTTTCTGGGCGATAAAGGGGAAGCGCTAGCCTTCAACGTCCAAGGCGGAACCGTTCTGGGCGATCTGCCCCCCTACGAGGCCTTTGTCCTGGGCGGTAGCGATTCGGTCCGGGGCTACGATCGCGGTGAGTTGGGCAGCGGTCGCAGTTTCTTCCAGGCCACGGCCGAGTACCGCTTTCCCATCGTCGACCCGGTCAGCGGCGCCCTGTTTTTTGACTACGGCACGGATTTGGGCAGCGCCGATAGCGTTATTGGCAACCCCGCTGGCGTGCGGGGCAAGCCCGGCAGCGGCTTTGGCTATGGGGCCGGCGTTCGGGTCAAGACCCCAGTGGGCCCGGTGCGCATCGACTTTGGCATCAACGACGAAGGGGACAATCAAATCCACTTTGGCATTGGCGAGCGCTTCTAACCCGGCCCGGACCGTCGGTCAGGCTTTCCAGCGCTGCGGGATTGGGCTGCACTCAGGCAAGCGCAGCTGCGTAACGGTCTGCGCTGCCCGGGCCGGCCAGGGGCGCTACTTTGCCCGCACCGATCTGCCGGGCACACCCACCGTCTCGGCCCAAGTGGATAACGTCAGCCAAACCGTGCTCTCCAGCGAGCTAGCCAGCGGCCCGGCCCGGGTGCGAACGGTGGAGCACTTGCTGGCTGCATTGAGCGCCAGCGGCATCAGCGATGCGCGCCTCGCGATCGATGGGGGCGAGGTGCCGCTGCTGGATGGCTCCGCGCGGGATTGGGTGCAGGCGATCGCCAGCGTCGGCGTTGTCCCGGCACCGACAGGCGTAACGGCCCCTGCCAGCGAAGCCCTGATCGCGCCCACTACCCCCGTTTGGGTCCAAGATGGCGATGCGTTTGCGGCAGCCATGCCCGGCGAGTGGCGCTTGAGCTACGGCATCGATTTTGAGGCGCCGGCCATTGGCAACCAGTGGCATAGCTGGTCGCCCCAGCGGGACGACTTTGCTGCCGAAATCGCACCGGCGCGCACCTTTGGCTTGGCCCACCAGATCGAGCAGTTGCGCGCGTCGGGGCTACTGCGCGGCGGCAGCCTGGAGAATGCGCTTGTCTGCGGTGATCGCGGCTGGCTCAATCCGCCGCTGCGCTTTGCCAATGAACCTGTACGCCACAAGCTTTTAGACTTAATAGGGGATCTGAGCCTGCTAGGCCCCCTGCCGCGGGCTCACATCCTCGCCTACAAAGGCAGTCACGCGCTGCATTGGCGGCTGGCGCAGGCCTTGCGCGCATCAGCGACCGGCTAGCTCGCAACATGCCAGCGGCGACTGCCCCACTGTCAAGCCAAGCAGGGACGCTCATGCCCGCACTGATAAGCTCCGATGCTACCGATGGCGCCGATGGCCGTTCTGCCGAGGCTGCAAGCGGCACGGCCCTAACAGTCGAGCAGATCCAGCAGCTGCTGCCCCACCGCTACCCCTTTGCCCTGGTCGATCGCATTGAGGCTTACGTCCCCGGGGAGCGCGCAACCGGCATCAAAAACGTTACTTTCAACGAGCCGCACTTCCAGGGGCACATTCCCGGCCGCCCCATCATGCCCGGGGTTCTGATCGTCGAGGCCATGGCGCAGGTGGGCGGGGTGGTTTTGACCCAACTGCCCGGGGCGGAGGGAAGTTTCTTTGCCTTTGCCGGTATGGATAAAGTGCGCTTTCGGCGCCCGGTTGTCCCTGGCGATCGGCTGGTGATGCAGCTGGAGCTGCTATCGATCAAGCGCAGCCGACTGGGCAAGATGCAAGGAAATGCCACCGTCGATGGGGAGGTCGCCGCCGAAGGCGAGATGCTATTTTCGCGCATCGACTGAGCGATCCCGCTGGGTCCGATGCTGCCCGCTTGCTTGGCCTGTGCCTGAGGCGAGCCGAACCTGCGCGGACTGCGTGACGACAATAGCATCAGGGGAAGCGAGCGAGGGGAGACCCGGTGCAAGCGCTGATCCACCCTACAGCGGTCATTGACCCTGGAGCCGAGTTGCATCCCACGGTGCAAGTGGGCCCTTACGCCACCATCGGCGAGCGCGTCCGAATCGGCGCCGATACCACCATCGGCGCGCACGCCATTATCGAGGGGCCCAGCGAGATCGGGGCGGGCAACCGCATCTTTCCGGGCGCTGCTATCGGGCTGGAGCCGCAGGACCTCAAGTACCGCGGCGCTCAGAGTGGGCTCTGGATTGGCGATGGCAACTGGATCCGCGAGTACGTCACTATCAACCGCGCTACTGGGGAAGGGGAGGCCACTCGAATCGGCCACCAGAACCTGCTGATGGCCTACGTGCACGTCGCCCACAACTGCCAGATTGAAGACAGCACCATTCTGGCCAACAATGTGGCGCTCTCGGGACACGTCTGCATTGAGAGCAACGCGCGCATCTCGGGGATGCTGGGCATCCATCAGTTCGTGCGCATCGGCCGCTTGGCCATGGTGGGCGGCATGAGCCGCATCGATCGCGATGTCCCCCCCTACACGGTGGTTGAGGGCAACCCCGCCCGCGTGCGCTCGCTGCACGCGATCGGGCTCAAGCGGGCTGGCTTTGCCGCCAGCGAGCGCCGCCGCCTCAAGCAGGCATTCCGCATCCTCTACCGCTCGGGAACGCCCTTTACCCAAGCCCTAGAGCAGCTCGAGCCCTTAAGCGATAGCGACTCGGTCCGATACCTGCAGCAATTCATCCAGCACTCGCTATCGCCGGAGCGTCGCGGCCTGACCCCAGGCAAGCTAAAGGCTGGCGATGGCGCGGCGGAGTGAGCCCGGCATGCGCATTTTTATCAGCACGGGCGAGGTTTCGGGGGATCTGCAGGGGGCCATGCTGGTCGAAGCCCTGCAGCGCCAGGCCCAGCGCAGCGGAACCAAGCTGGAGATCGTGGCGCTCGGCGGCGAGCGCATGGCAGCGGCAGGCGCAACGCTGCTGGCTGACACCACCCACATTGGTTCGGTGGGGCTGCTGGAGTCGCTGCCGTTCGTGCTGCCCACTTGGCGCATCCAGCGCCGGGCGCAGCGCTACCTACAGCGGCATCCGCCCGATCTGGCCGTGCTGATTGACTACCCCGGGCCCAACCTGGCCATCGGGACGGCTTTGAGGCGGAAGCTGCCGGGCGTGCCGGTGGTTTACTACATCGCGCCCCAAGAGTGGGTGTGGTCGCCGCTGCCGCAGAATAGCAAGCAGATCGCGCGCATCGCGGATCGCTTGCTGGCGATTTTCCCCGCCGAGGCCGAGCACTTTCGCCGCTACGGGGCCAGCGTCAGCTGGGTAGGCCACCCGCTGCTGGATCGCATGCAGCAAGCGCCCAGCCGCGCCCAAGCGCGGGCGAGAATGGGCCTGAGCGAGGATGACATTGCCATTGCGCTCCTGCCGGCATCGCGCCGGCAGGAGCTGGCACGCTTGCTACCGGTTTTATTTGCCGCTGCCCGCCGCATTCAGGCACAGCAGCCGCGCGCGCACTTTTGGATTCCGCTCTCGGCAGCTGCGCATCGGGGCGCGCTCGAGCGGGCCATTGCGCGCTACGGCCTGCGCGCCACGCTATGGCCGGGGGCCACGCTGGATGGGATCGCCGCGGCCGATCTGGTCCTGGCCAAATCGGGGACCGTCAATCTGGAAGCGGCGCTGCTGGCGGTGCCGCAAGTTGTGGCTTACCGCGTCCATCCCGTTACGGCCTGGATCGCCCGGCGGTTATTGCGCTTCTCAGTGCCGTTCGTGTCGCCGCCCAACCTGCTGGCCCAGGAGGCCATTGTTCCCGAATTCCTGCAAGCCGCCGCCACCCCAGACCGCATTGCCCGGCAAGCGCTGGCGCTGCTGCAGGAGCCGCAGCAGCGCCAGGCCATGCTGGCCGGCTACCAGCGTGTGCGTGAGGCTGCGGGCGAGGCGGGCGTTTGCGATCGCGCGGCTAGCGAAATCCTGGGGCTGGTGGCACCCAAGCCGAATCAGCCAGCAGGAACACGCTGACCGGCGCGTTGCCGGAGCAAGGCCCCATTATTGCAATCCGGAAGCGGTTCGCTTATTGGGAATAGCTGTTAAAAAGACGCGATTGTTGCCCGCCCGCCGGCCGAGGGGTTGCACTCGGGCGAGCGCTTTCAATCCCAACATTCGGTTATTTCAGCGCTCGCTTCCCCACAGCAGATCTGGCGAAGGTCCAGGCTTTCTGCCACTTATTTTCAATTAGAGCTGCTTGTTGCAAAGCAGCGCGCGCGGGACTATCATTGAAGCCAATAAGAGCCGATCGCCTGCGTCGATATTCCCGCAGCTAGAGCATGCCGCCTTATACGACCAGTTCTCTCAAAGCCGAGCTCAACTCGCGGGGCTGGCGCTTGACGCCCCAGCGGGAAAAAATCCTGCATGCCTTTCAAAACCTGCCCCGCGGCAATCACTTGAGCGCCGAGGAACTTTACAACTTGCTCAAGGATCGGGGCGAGCCCATCAGCCTCTCGACCATCTATCGCAGCCTCAAGCTCATGACCCGCATGGGCATCTTGCGCGAGCTTGAGCTGGCAGAAGGCCACAAGCACTACGAGCTCAACCGGCCCCATCCGCACCACCACCACCACATCGTCTGCATTCAGTGCAACCGGACGATCGAGTTCAACAACGACTCCATCCTCAAGCAAAGCCTCAAGCAGGCCGAAAAAGAAGGCCTGCAGCTGATCGATTGCCAGCTAACAGTGATGACGATCTGTCCGGAGGCCCTGCGCATGGGGTGGCCGTCCTCGCTGCCAAGCAACTGGGTGTGCTCGCGGGCGATCTCGGAAGAAAACTACTCGGACGGTGACGGCAACAACTGAGCCGCCACTCGACGCACTCAATCCCCGAACGTAGCTCGTTCGGGGGATTTGCAATTGGGCCTGCCGCCACGGCTAAGCCGGATCGGCAACTTGGCAGGCAAGGGCCTTTTTCTTCATGGTTTGGAAGATGTTGTAGAAGCCATTGGCGCGCGAGGGCGTCAGGCTGACTTGCAGTCCCGTTTCTTCAATAAAGTCGGGCGAGAGCCGGCCGATTTCTTCTGGGGTTAGGCCGTTGAGCCCTTCAATGAGCAGCCCCACCAAGCCTTTGACAATTTGGGCGTCCGAGTCGCCCTGGTAGCAAACGCGGCCCTGGTCCAAATCGGCGGTTATATACACCTGCGAGACGCAGCCCGGTACTTTGTTATCGGCCGTTTTGCACTCCTCGGGTAGACCCTCCAACCGCTTGGCGTAGGACAGCAGCTGCTGGTAGCGCTGCTTGGGATTGGTCCGCCGCTTGAACCGCCGCACGATGCGGTCCAGGTTTTCGGGCCACTGGGTCTCGGTACCGGCCATGCTCGCTTGCAGGTTTGTCCTTAAACTCGCTTCCAATCGTAACAAGCGCCGGGGGGCTCGCAGAGCGGTCGCTGTTGCGGTAGGGTTGGGGCTCTAGCAAGTGCCTGGCTCAATCGATGCCTGCCTCAGCCTGGTTGCGCCAACTCCAACAGGACTGCGCGATCGCGGTGGTGCGCGCGCCCGACTTCGAGAGCGGTCGGCAAATGGCCCACGCCGTGGCGAGCGGCGGCATCGCGCACGTCGAAATTGCTTGGAATGGCGCCTCGCCAGTCGAGCTCATCGGCCGGCTGCGCTCAGAGCTCCCCGAGTGCTGGATTGGTGCCGGCACCCTGCTCAACGCGGCACAGCTCCAGACCGCCATTGTTGCCGGCGCGCAGTTTTTGTTTGCGCCCCACGTCGATGCGGCCGCAATCCGCTCGGCCCTGGCCGCCGAGGTACCCATTGTGCCGGGGGCGCTCTCGCCCACCGAAATCGTGACGGCATGGCAGCAGGGGGCAACGGCGGTGAAGGTGTTCCCCATTCAGGCCGTGGGGGGATCGCGCTACGTGCAGAGCTTGCAAGGGCCGCTAGGTCAAATTCCGCTCGTGCCCACTGGCGGCATCACGGCCGAGGAAGGACGCGCGCTGCTCGAGGCCGGCGCCGTTGCAGTTGGGCTCTCTAGCCAATTGTTTCCTGCGGATCGCCTCGAGGCCGGCGACTGGGACGCGATCGCCCAAAAAGCCCGACAGGTGCACGCCACGTTGCTGGGGCAATCGCGCTAGTGTCCCCACTTGGCTTGCTCTAGGCGGGCCCAAAACCTGGCCAGCTGCTGGTAAGCCTCCTGGGGCGAGAGTTTGCCGTTGGTATAGAGATTGCACGTGTAGCTCGCTTGGCGGGCAAAGGCCTGGAGCTGCTCGTGCAGCAGCTGCTCTCGATCATCGGCTGTGCATTGGTTCATAGGGTTTCCTCAGCGAGAAACGAGCATCCGGGATTTAACCCAAATTTAATCTAGCCTCTTTACTGACTCGATGCCAAGCTGTACGTTCGCTGCGAACTTCAACGCGCGCGAGGGTATGGCAGCTTGAGGTTGCTCCAGTCAGCCTTTAACGAGGAGCCGAGGCATTGGCAACCGCTGTTGCCCCCTGGCACGGCAGCCTCCAGCTCACGTATGCTGCCCGCGATGGGCGGACGCAGCTGGCCCGCGCCTGCGCCCGGGCCCCGCTCAAGGTGCAGCGCCCGTTCTACCCCGAAGGCAATGCCGTTTGCCACAGCGTGACGCTGCACACGGCCGGCATCCCGGTGCCTGCGCCCTAGTGACCACGGCAACTGCAGGCAAGGTCTATCGCAGCAACGGCGAGCGAGCGCGCCAAACGGTGGACGTTCGGTTGGGGACAGGGGCTTGCCTGGAGTGGTTGCCCCAAGAAACGATCGCCTTTGAGGGCGCCTGCTACCGCCAGGACGTGCGCGTCGAGCTGGGGCCGGATGCTCACTGGGTAGGCTGGGACATTACCCGTTTTGGGCGCAGCGCGCGCGGCGAACGCTTTTGCCGCGGGGCGTGGCGATCGCGGCTGGCGGTGTGGCGGCACGGACGACCGCTGTGGATCGATCGCCAATGGCTGCCGGGCAGCGAGGCCGCGTGGGCCAGCCCGCACGGGTTGGGCGGTTGCCCGGTGGTGGGGAGCTTGGTGTGGTTGGGGGCTCCCGTGCCGGCTGCAGTGGTGGCGGAGGCCCAAGCGCTGCAGCCGCCGAGCGACGGCGAAGCCGGGATTACTGTGACCCCAGGGCGGGGGGTTCTCTGCCGCTATCGCGGTCGCTCCACCGGCGAGGCGCGCCGGTGGCTGCGGACGGTTTGGATGCTGCTGCGCCGCCGCCAGCTCCATCGGCCGGCTGTCTTGCCGCGCGTCTGGCCCCATTAGCCCCTGCGAGCCCTATGGAACTCACGCCCCAGGAAAAAGACAAGCTGCTGGTATTTGCGGCCGCATTTGTGGCCGAGCGGCGCAAGGGACGCGGCCTCAAGCTCAACTACCCCGAAGCCAAGGCCTACATTTCGGCGGCGATCCTGGAAGGCGCCCGCGACGGTCGCAGCGTGGCCGAGCTGATGGACTACGGCACGCAGCTGCTGGGGCGCGATGACGTCATGGAGGGCGTGCCCGAGATACTGGATGAGGTCGCGGTGGAGGCCACCTTCCCCGATGGCACCAAGCTGGTGACGGTTCACGATCCCATTCGCTGAGATTGCCGCAGGAGGCAGTGGCTATGACACCAGGTGAGATTGCAACGCCGGCGGGCGAGATCGAGCTCAATCCCGGGCGCGAGACGACCCGCGTATCGGTGGCCAACACCGGCGATCGCCCCATCCAGGTGGGCTCGCACTTCCATTTCTACGAGGTCAACGAGGCCTTGCAGTTCGACCGCTCGGCCGCTTACGGCCGGCGCCTCGACATTCCCGCCGGGAATGCCGTGCGCTTCGAGCCGGGCGACGCGCGCGAGGTGAGCTTGGTCCCTTATGCCGGTCGCCGCGAAGCCTACGGCTTTAACGGCCGCGCGAACGGCCCCCTCGATGGTTAACCCCTCGGAGCGAGCATGAGCTACCGCATGGATCGGCGCGCCTACGCCCAGGCTTTTGGCCCTACCGTGGGCGATCGCGTCCGCCTAGCCGATACGGATCTCTGGATTGCGGTGGAGCAGGACCGCACGCCCTACGGCGATGAGGTCACCTTTGGCGGTGGCAAAGTCATCCGCGACGGCATGGGCCAATCGCCGCTGCCACGGGCCCAAGGCGCGGTGGATACGGTCATTACCAACGCGCTGATCCTGGATTGGTGGGGCATTGTCAAGGCTGACGTGGGGCTCAAAGCCGGCTGCATCTACCGCATCGGCAAAGCTGGCAACCCCAACACCCAGGATGGGGTCGACATTCCCATTGGCCCTGCCACCGAAGCCATCGCCGGCGAGGGCAAGATCCTCACCGCCGGCGGCATCGACGCCCACGTCCACTTTGTCTGCCCGCAGTTGGTCGAGACCGCGATCGCCTCGGGCATCACCACCATGCTGGGCGGCGGCACCGGCCCAGCCACCGGCACCAACGCCACCACCTGCACCCCGGGCGAGTGGCACATCCAGCGCATGCTGCAGGCCGCCGATGCCTTCCCGGTCAACCTGGGCTTTCTGGGCAAAGGCAACAGCAGCCAGCGGCCGGGCTTGGAGGAGCAGGTCCGCGGCGGCGCCCTGGGCCTAAAGCTGCACGAGGATTGGGGGACAACGCCAGCGGCGATCGATACCTGCTTGGGCGTAGCCGAGGATTATGACGTCCAAGTCGCCACCCACACCGATACACTCAACGAGTCGGGCTTTGTGGACCACACCCTCGCCGCTTTCGAGAACCGCACGATTCACACCTACCACACCGAGGGCGCCGGGGGCGGCCACGCCCCCGACATCATCAAAGCCTGCGGTGAGGCCAACGTCCTACCCTCCTCGACCAATCCCACGCGGCCCTACACCACCAACACGCTCGACGAGCACCTGGACATGCTGATGGTGTGCCACCACCTGGACCGCCACAGCCCCGAGGACGTGGCCTTTGCCGAATCCCGCATCCGCCGCGAGACGATCGCGGCCGAGGACATCCTGCACGATCTGGGAGCCTTTAGCATTATGGCCTCCGACGCCCAGGCCATGGGGCGCGTGGGCGAGGTCATCCTCCGCACCTGGCAGACCGCGCACAAGATGAAAGTACAGCGCGGCCCTCTTCCCGAGGACGCCCAAGACTGCGACAATGCGCGCGCCAAGCGCTACATCGCCAAATACACCCTCAACCCCGCCATCGCCCACGGCATGGCAGATTGGGTGGGCTCGGTGGCGGAAGGCAAGTGGGCCGATCTTTGTCTCTGGCACCCGGCCCGCTTTGGCGTCAAACCGGAGATGGCGATCAAAGGCGGCGCGATCGCCTGGTCGCAAATGGGGGATGCCAACGCCAGCATTCCTACGCCGCAACCCGGGCACATGCGCCCCATGTTCGGCAGCTTTGGCGGCGCGATCGCGGCAACGTCGCTGACCTTTGTCTCCCAGGCCGCGCTAGAAGCCGATGTTCCCAATCAAATTGGGCTGCAAAAACCGGCAGTTCCGGTCGCCAACACCCGCAACATTGGCAAGCAAGATATGGCCCTCAACGACGCGCTACCGGCCATGGCGGTGGACCCCGAAACCTACGAGGTCCGCGCGGACGGCGAGCTGCTGAGCTGCGAGCCTGCCGAAACGCTGCCCCTGGCGCAGCGCTACTTTTTGTTCTAAAACCGAGTGCCGCAGCGGCGGCTGGGAGTTTG
Coding sequences within:
- a CDS encoding lipid-A-disaccharide synthase yields the protein MRIFISTGEVSGDLQGAMLVEALQRQAQRSGTKLEIVALGGERMAAAGATLLADTTHIGSVGLLESLPFVLPTWRIQRRAQRYLQRHPPDLAVLIDYPGPNLAIGTALRRKLPGVPVVYYIAPQEWVWSPLPQNSKQIARIADRLLAIFPAEAEHFRRYGASVSWVGHPLLDRMQQAPSRAQARARMGLSEDDIAIALLPASRRQELARLLPVLFAAARRIQAQQPRAHFWIPLSAAAHRGALERAIARYGLRATLWPGATLDGIAAADLVLAKSGTVNLEAALLAVPQVVAYRVHPVTAWIARRLLRFSVPFVSPPNLLAQEAIVPEFLQAAATPDRIARQALALLQEPQQRQAMLAGYQRVREAAGEAGVCDRAASEILGLVAPKPNQPAGTR
- a CDS encoding transcriptional repressor — protein: MPPYTTSSLKAELNSRGWRLTPQREKILHAFQNLPRGNHLSAEELYNLLKDRGEPISLSTIYRSLKLMTRMGILRELELAEGHKHYELNRPHPHHHHHIVCIQCNRTIEFNNDSILKQSLKQAEKEGLQLIDCQLTVMTICPEALRMGWPSSLPSNWVCSRAISEENYSDGDGNN
- a CDS encoding phosphoribosylaminoimidazolesuccinocarboxamide synthase, yielding MSERQPNYEGKAKRIYATADPDIVLVEFKDDATAFNAQKRDRISGKGEANCAISAALFELLEKAGIATHYLDRPAPDRLRARSLQILPLEVIVRNIAAGSLCRQTGLAPGTVLPSPLVEFCYKNDELGDPLLTRDRLLLLELATPAQLQQIEQVTLQIERHLRGFFERCGIDLVDFKLEFGLDRDGTLRLGDELSPDTCRLWARGETDPNARVMDKDRFRHDLGHPELAYQQLRDRVLAQTSG
- a CDS encoding acyl-[acyl-carrier-protein]--UDP-N-acetylglucosamine O-acyltransferase, translating into MQALIHPTAVIDPGAELHPTVQVGPYATIGERVRIGADTTIGAHAIIEGPSEIGAGNRIFPGAAIGLEPQDLKYRGAQSGLWIGDGNWIREYVTINRATGEGEATRIGHQNLLMAYVHVAHNCQIEDSTILANNVALSGHVCIESNARISGMLGIHQFVRIGRLAMVGGMSRIDRDVPPYTVVEGNPARVRSLHAIGLKRAGFAASERRRLKQAFRILYRSGTPFTQALEQLEPLSDSDSVRYLQQFIQHSLSPERRGLTPGKLKAGDGAAE
- a CDS encoding UDP-3-O-[3-hydroxymyristoyl] N-acetylglucosamine deacetylase, giving the protein MGPAFGSRPQWARCASTLASTTKGTIKSTLALASASNPARTVGQAFQRCGIGLHSGKRSCVTVCAARAGQGRYFARTDLPGTPTVSAQVDNVSQTVLSSELASGPARVRTVEHLLAALSASGISDARLAIDGGEVPLLDGSARDWVQAIASVGVVPAPTGVTAPASEALIAPTTPVWVQDGDAFAAAMPGEWRLSYGIDFEAPAIGNQWHSWSPQRDDFAAEIAPARTFGLAHQIEQLRASGLLRGGSLENALVCGDRGWLNPPLRFANEPVRHKLLDLIGDLSLLGPLPRAHILAYKGSHALHWRLAQALRASATG
- a CDS encoding cysteine desulfuration protein SufE, translated to MAGTETQWPENLDRIVRRFKRRTNPKQRYQQLLSYAKRLEGLPEECKTADNKVPGCVSQVYITADLDQGRVCYQGDSDAQIVKGLVGLLIEGLNGLTPEEIGRLSPDFIEETGLQVSLTPSRANGFYNIFQTMKKKALACQVADPA
- the fabZ gene encoding 3-hydroxyacyl-[acyl-carrier-protein] dehydratase FabZ, translating into MPALISSDATDGADGRSAEAASGTALTVEQIQQLLPHRYPFALVDRIEAYVPGERATGIKNVTFNEPHFQGHIPGRPIMPGVLIVEAMAQVGGVVLTQLPGAEGSFFAFAGMDKVRFRRPVVPGDRLVMQLELLSIKRSRLGKMQGNATVDGEVAAEGEMLFSRID
- a CDS encoding glycosyl transferase, whose amino-acid sequence is MRIALFTETFLPKVDGIVTRLCHTIDCLQRSGDQVLVVAPEGGIREYCGAAVHGVTGLPLPLYPELKLALPSPTLGAVLSRFQPDLIHAVNPAVLGVAGLLHAKLMQLPLVASYHTHLPQYLQYYGLGLLEGVLWELLKAGHNQAHLNLCTSTAMMAELQTNGIERVALWQRGVDTERFHPQRAAAAVREQLSQGDLERPLLLYVGRLSAEKELEQLKPILEAIPEARLALVGDGPHRGALEQHFAGTPTYFAGYWQGTDLAAAFASADAFVLPSRTETLGLVLLEAMAAGCPVVAARSGGIVDIVTDGANGYLFDPGQPRDAIAATRRLLYGETEGEQLRANARREAERWSWQAATQGLRDRYRQVLAQAAPASPLA